In one Acipenser ruthenus chromosome 10, fAciRut3.2 maternal haplotype, whole genome shotgun sequence genomic region, the following are encoded:
- the LOC117405350 gene encoding zinc finger FYVE domain-containing protein 9-like isoform X2: protein MENYFQTEAFNLDKVLDEFEQHGDGTDTPALSDAKWTQILAPSPHLLSLNPALANPGESEGLCTRDPQLRFKSLSETPAVDKGGGGGDNCSNGSDRKKNPDPDATHWINERQVADSQTLNKNVDFEVCPSPQQENTMEHDSRTMLNVDPVSCQSQFNKGSPALENGCPEIADINGCAEHTGCSCNLAHFEVTSDNRMGITDFNCLDTCKNEVSGQCEGNPSKLTNHCPIAAEVEKESSGLSTANECTVTAELERIGFQPPQYETLQKDGMIIGSPKGVGDTSDSHRHQVPWCRESKFVATGSAEFMALAGENILESCNSGYAKAEEMVNGGFTGFGEAPDKNELDMSSIGELSHTEENDNIAVCLAVEGERKSESAVCAEPPSCFLMNGLDSDELQRIIDEDPTSQPPPSKEDSVTEEKEMEESKSESYEQIRGLEVGVAITPGPPTTSKKLNSSSLQPVSIPVGGARPKQPVNLKLQIPRPLSGQVQNELGQPGKNKNVEPQSQTNTGELLSGGESFGGETTVAGPNGESTVALDTGASLTPPGMLLPPDSPDNDLQAEHFGVLSKKPFSALGEVAPVWVPDSQAPICMKCEAKFTFTKRRHHCRACGKVFCATCCSLKCRLVYMDRKEARVCITCHSVLMNAQAWEDMESACSQSPNPNNPAEYCSTIPPLQQAQASGALGSPPPTVLVPVGVLKHPGTEGTLPRDQRRVWFADGILPNGEAADSAKLAVDGPAPSGPLAVSHDPSKQPAANPAAASFEAASVPSAQGSAPPVGSPIGSSMNLIPKDGLPPILISTGIKGDFAVEEQPSEISVMQQLEEGGPDPLVFALNANLLAMVKLVNYVNRKCWCLTTKGMHAVGQAEVGILLQCLPDEKSIPKDVFSHFVQLYQEALAGSMVGHLGHSFFTQRFLGSKEHGGFLYVTPSFQSLQDLVLPNPPYLFGILIQKWETPWAKVFPIRLMLRLGAEYRFYPCPLFSVRFRKPLFGETGHTIMNLLADFRNYQYTLPVVNGLVVDMEVRKTCIKIPSNRYNELMKAMNKSNEHVLAMGACFNERADSHLVCVQNDDGNYQTQAISIHNHPRKVTGASFFVFSGALKSSSGYLAKSSIVEDGVMVQITAETMEALRLALREMKDFTIPCGKADQEEPQEHVHVQWVEDDRNFNKGVISPIDGKSMESITSVKIFHGSEYKANGKIIRWTEVFFLQSDDQPNSPSDPADHSRLTESVARAFCMALCPHLKLLKEDGLAKLGLRVMLDSDQVGYQAGSNGQPLLPQYMNDLDSALVPVIHGGACQLSEGPVVMELIFYILENIS from the exons ATGGAGAATTACTTTCAAACAGAAGCCTTTAACCTTGACAAGGTGCTGGATGAGTTTGAACAGCACGGAG ATGGGACGGACACCCCCGCTTTATCAGATGCAAAGTGGACTCAGATTTTAGCTCCGTCACCTCATCTGCTCTCCCTCAATCCAGCCCTGGCGAACCCGGGTGAAAGCGAGGGCCTGTGTACCAGAGATCCCCAGCTGAGGTTCAAATCCCTTTCTGAGACCCCAGCTGTTGacaagggaggaggaggaggggataaCTGCTCAAACGggagtgacagaaaaaaaaacccagaccCAGATGCCACCCACTGGATCAACGAACGGCAAGTAGCCGATAGTCAAACGCTCAACAAAAATGTGGACTTTGAGGTGTGTCCAAGTCCCCAACAGGAGAACACTATGGAACATGACAGCAGGACAATGTTAAATGTGGATCCTGTGAGCTGCCAATCACAGTTTAACAAGGGAAGCCCAGCTCTTGAGAACGGTTGTCCAGAAATTGCTGATATCAATGGTTGTGCAGAACATACAGGGTGCAGTTGTAATCTGGCACACTTTGAGGTCACTTCAGATAATCGCATGGGGATTACAGATTTCAATTGTTTAGATACCTGCAAGAATGAGGTTTCAGGTCAATGCGAAGGTAATCCTTCAAAACTCACTAATCATTGTCCCATTGCTGCAGAAGTAGAAAAAGAGAGTAGTGGTTTGTCTACAGCAAATGAATGTACTGTCACTGCTGAACTCGAGAGGATTGGCTTCCAGCCACCGCAATATGAGACTCTCCAAAAAGATGGCATGATCATTGGGTCACCAAAGGGAGTTGGGGACACCAGTGATTCCCACAGGCATCAGGTCCCTTGGTGTAGAGAGAGCAAATTTGTAGCAACTGGATCAGCCGAATTTATGGCACTTGCAGGAGAGAATATCTTAGAGTCGTGCAATAGTGGTTATGCCAAAGCAGAAGAGATGGTTAATGGGGGGTTTACTGGATTTGGTGAGGCACCAGATAAAAATGAGCTTGATATGTCCTCCATCGGGGAATTGAGCCACACCGAAGAGAATGACAACATAGCTGTCTGTCTTGCTGTAGAAGGAGAAAGGAAATCTGAATCTGCTGTTTGTGCAGAGCCCCCCTCCTGCTTTCTTATGAACGGTTTGGACTCGGATGAGCTGCAGAGGATCATAGATGAGGACCCTACCTCCCAGCCTCCTCCCTCTAAAGAAGACTCGGTGACAGAGGAGAAGGAGATGGAGGAGAGCAAATCAGAAAGCTACGAGCAGATAAGGGGTCTTGAGGTGGGTGTGGCAATAACTCCAGGACCTCCCACCACTTCCAAgaagctgaacagcagcagcctGCAGCCTGTGAGCATCCCCGTTGGTGGTGCCCGGCCAAAGCAGCCAGTCAACCTCAAACTGCAGATCCCCCGGCCACTCTCCGGCCAGGTGCAGAACGAGCTCGGGCAGCCTGGCAAAAACAAGAATGTGGAGCCGCAGAGTCAGACAAACACCGGGGAGCTCCTGTCTGGAGGAGAGAGCTTTGGAGGCGAGACAACTGTAGCAGGTCCCAACGGGGAGAGCACTGTTGCCTTGGATACAGGGGCTTCTCTTACCCCACCTGGCATGCTGCTGCCCCCTGATAGTCCTGATAACGACCTCCAAGCAGAACACTTTGGGGTTCTGTCCAAAAAGCCCTTCTCTGCCCTAGGGGAGGTTGCCCCAGTTTGGGTCCCTGATTCGCAGGCACCCATCTGTATGAAGTGTGAGGCCAAGTTTACCTTCACGAAGAGGAGGCATCATTGCCGGGCCTGCGGGAAG GTATTCTGTGCAACGTGTTGCAGCCTGAAGTGCAGGCTAGTGTACATGGATCGAAAGGAAGCCCGGGTCTGTATCACTTGTCACTCTGTGCTAATGAATG CTCAAGCATGGGAGGACATGGAAAGCGCTTGCAGCCAGAGTCCGAACCCCAACAACCCTGCGGAGTACTGCTCCACCATCCCTCCCCTGCAGCAGGCACAGGCCTCTGGGGCTCTCGGCTCGCCCCCGCCCACTGTCCTGGTACCAGTGGGAGTCCTGAAGCACCCTGGCACTGAAG GCACGCTCCCCCGGGACCAGAGGCGGGTCTGGTTTGCTGATGGGATCCTGCCAAATGGAGAAGCGGCTGACTCTGCAAAGCTGGCAGTCGATGGGCCAGCCCCTTCAGGACCCCTGGCTGTGTCACATGACCCTTCCAAACAGCCGGCAGCCAATCCTGCAGCTGCTTCTTTTGAG GCTGCTTCTGTCCCTTCTGCCCAGGGGAGTGCTCCTCCGGTTGGCAGCCCCATAGGGAGCTCCATGAACCTGATTCCCAAAGACGGGCTCCCTCCCATACTCATCTCCACCGGCATCAAAGGAG aCTTTGCAGTAGAAGAACAGCCCTCTGAAATCTCTGTGATGCAGCAGTTGGAGGAAGGTGGCCCTGACCCGCTTGTCTTTGCTCTCAACGCCAACCTGCTGGCCATGGTCAAGCTGGTCAACT ATGTGAACCGGAAGTGCTGGTGCTTGACGACGAAGGGGATGCACGCGGTGGGGCAGGCGGAGGTGGGGATCCTGCTGCAGTGCCTTCCCGACGAGAAGAGCATCCCCAAGGATGTCTTTAGCCACTTCGTCCAGCTCTACCAGGAAGCACTGGCAG GTAGCATGGTGGGTCACCTGGGCCACTCGTTCTTCACACAGCGTTTCCTTGGCAGCAAGGAGCATGGCGGGTTCCTCTACGTCACCCCGTCCTTCCAGTCTCTGCAGGACCTGGTGCTGCCGAACCCCCCCTACCTCTTTGGGATCCTCATCCAGAAGTGGGAGACCCCCTGGGCTAAGGTCTTCCCCATTCGCCTCATGCTGCGGCTGGGAGCAGAGTACAGAT tcTATCCCTGCCCGCTGTTCAGTGTCCGATTCAGGAAGCCTCTGTTCGGGGAGACTGGCCACACCATTATGAACCTGCTAGCA GATTTCCGAAACTACCAATACACGTTGCCAGTGGTGAATGGATTGGTAGTCGATATGGAAGTGAGAAAGACCTGCATCAAGATTCCCAGCAACAGGTACAATGAG CTGATGAAGGCGATGAACAAGTCAAATGAGCATGTGCTGGCGATGGGGGCCTGTTTTAACGAGCGGGCAGATTCCCACCTGGTCTGTGTTCAGAATGATGATGGGAACTATCAGACTCAGGCAATCAGCATCCACAATCACCCACGGAAAG TTACAGGAGCTAGCTTTTTTGTGTTCAGTGGTGCTCTGAAATCATCTTCTGGGTACCTGGCCAAGTCCAGCATTGTAGAAG ATGGAGTGATGGTGCAGATCACAGCAGAGACGATGGAGGCTCTTCGGCTGGCGCTGCGGGAGATGAAGGACTTCACGATCCCCTGTGGGAAAGCAGACCAGGAGGAGCCCCAGGAACACGTGCATGTGCAGTGGGTGGAGGATGACCGGAACTTCAACAAGGG GGTCATCAGCCCCATTGATGGGAAATCCATGGAGTCCATCACTAGTGTGAAGATATTCCATGGCTCCGAGTACAAAGCCAATGGAAAGATCATCCGGTGGACAGAG GTGTTTTTCCTCCAGAGCGATGACCAGCCGAACAGCCCGAGTGACCCTGCTGACCACAGCCGTCTGACTGAGAGTGTGGCTCGAGCGTTTTGTATGGCACTCTGCCCTCATCTTAAACTGCTCAAGGAGGACGGGCTGGCCAAGCTGGGACTGCGTGTGATGCTGGACTCTGACCAG GTGGGGTACCAGGCTGGCAGCAATGGGCAGCCTTTGCTCCCTCAGTACATGAATGACCTGGACAGTGCCCTGGTGCCAGTGATCCATGGGGGGGCCTGCCAGCTGAGTGAGGGGCCTGTGGTGATGGAGCTCATCTTTTACATCCTTGAGAACATCTCCTAG
- the LOC117405350 gene encoding zinc finger FYVE domain-containing protein 9-like isoform X1, with protein sequence MENYFQTEAFNLDKVLDEFEQHGDGTDTPALSDAKWTQILAPSPHLLSLNPALANPGESEGLCTRDPQLRFKSLSETPAVDKGGGGGDNCSNGSDRKKNPDPDATHWINERQVADSQTLNKNVDFEVCPSPQQENTMEHDSRTMLNVDPVSCQSQFNKGSPALENGCPEIADINGCAEHTGCSCNLAHFEVTSDNRMGITDFNCLDTCKNEVSGQCEGNPSKLTNHCPIAAEVEKESSGLSTANECTVTAELERIGFQPPQYETLQKDGMIIGSPKGVGDTSDSHRHQVPWCRESKFVATGSAEFMALAGENILESCNSGYAKAEEMVNGGFTGFGEAPDKNELDMSSIGELSHTEENDNIAVCLAVEGERKSESAVCAEPPSCFLMNGLDSDELQRIIDEDPTSQPPPSKEDSVTEEKEMEESKSESYEQIRGLEVGVAITPGPPTTSKKLNSSSLQPVSIPVGGARPKQPVNLKLQIPRPLSGQVQNELGQPGKNKNVEPQSQTNTGELLSGGESFGGETTVAGPNGESTVALDTGASLTPPGMLLPPDSPDNDLQAEHFGVLSKKPFSALGEVAPVWVPDSQAPICMKCEAKFTFTKRRHHCRACGKVFCATCCSLKCRLVYMDRKEARVCITCHSVLMNAQAWEDMESACSQSPNPNNPAEYCSTIPPLQQAQASGALGSPPPTVLVPVGVLKHPGTEGTLPRDQRRVWFADGILPNGEAADSAKLAVDGPAPSGPLAVSHDPSKQPAANPAAASFEAASVPSAQGSAPPVGSPIGSSMNLIPKDGLPPILISTGIKGGMGSQLTDFAVEEQPSEISVMQQLEEGGPDPLVFALNANLLAMVKLVNYVNRKCWCLTTKGMHAVGQAEVGILLQCLPDEKSIPKDVFSHFVQLYQEALAGSMVGHLGHSFFTQRFLGSKEHGGFLYVTPSFQSLQDLVLPNPPYLFGILIQKWETPWAKVFPIRLMLRLGAEYRFYPCPLFSVRFRKPLFGETGHTIMNLLADFRNYQYTLPVVNGLVVDMEVRKTCIKIPSNRYNELMKAMNKSNEHVLAMGACFNERADSHLVCVQNDDGNYQTQAISIHNHPRKVTGASFFVFSGALKSSSGYLAKSSIVEDGVMVQITAETMEALRLALREMKDFTIPCGKADQEEPQEHVHVQWVEDDRNFNKGVISPIDGKSMESITSVKIFHGSEYKANGKIIRWTEVFFLQSDDQPNSPSDPADHSRLTESVARAFCMALCPHLKLLKEDGLAKLGLRVMLDSDQVGYQAGSNGQPLLPQYMNDLDSALVPVIHGGACQLSEGPVVMELIFYILENIS encoded by the exons ATGGAGAATTACTTTCAAACAGAAGCCTTTAACCTTGACAAGGTGCTGGATGAGTTTGAACAGCACGGAG ATGGGACGGACACCCCCGCTTTATCAGATGCAAAGTGGACTCAGATTTTAGCTCCGTCACCTCATCTGCTCTCCCTCAATCCAGCCCTGGCGAACCCGGGTGAAAGCGAGGGCCTGTGTACCAGAGATCCCCAGCTGAGGTTCAAATCCCTTTCTGAGACCCCAGCTGTTGacaagggaggaggaggaggggataaCTGCTCAAACGggagtgacagaaaaaaaaacccagaccCAGATGCCACCCACTGGATCAACGAACGGCAAGTAGCCGATAGTCAAACGCTCAACAAAAATGTGGACTTTGAGGTGTGTCCAAGTCCCCAACAGGAGAACACTATGGAACATGACAGCAGGACAATGTTAAATGTGGATCCTGTGAGCTGCCAATCACAGTTTAACAAGGGAAGCCCAGCTCTTGAGAACGGTTGTCCAGAAATTGCTGATATCAATGGTTGTGCAGAACATACAGGGTGCAGTTGTAATCTGGCACACTTTGAGGTCACTTCAGATAATCGCATGGGGATTACAGATTTCAATTGTTTAGATACCTGCAAGAATGAGGTTTCAGGTCAATGCGAAGGTAATCCTTCAAAACTCACTAATCATTGTCCCATTGCTGCAGAAGTAGAAAAAGAGAGTAGTGGTTTGTCTACAGCAAATGAATGTACTGTCACTGCTGAACTCGAGAGGATTGGCTTCCAGCCACCGCAATATGAGACTCTCCAAAAAGATGGCATGATCATTGGGTCACCAAAGGGAGTTGGGGACACCAGTGATTCCCACAGGCATCAGGTCCCTTGGTGTAGAGAGAGCAAATTTGTAGCAACTGGATCAGCCGAATTTATGGCACTTGCAGGAGAGAATATCTTAGAGTCGTGCAATAGTGGTTATGCCAAAGCAGAAGAGATGGTTAATGGGGGGTTTACTGGATTTGGTGAGGCACCAGATAAAAATGAGCTTGATATGTCCTCCATCGGGGAATTGAGCCACACCGAAGAGAATGACAACATAGCTGTCTGTCTTGCTGTAGAAGGAGAAAGGAAATCTGAATCTGCTGTTTGTGCAGAGCCCCCCTCCTGCTTTCTTATGAACGGTTTGGACTCGGATGAGCTGCAGAGGATCATAGATGAGGACCCTACCTCCCAGCCTCCTCCCTCTAAAGAAGACTCGGTGACAGAGGAGAAGGAGATGGAGGAGAGCAAATCAGAAAGCTACGAGCAGATAAGGGGTCTTGAGGTGGGTGTGGCAATAACTCCAGGACCTCCCACCACTTCCAAgaagctgaacagcagcagcctGCAGCCTGTGAGCATCCCCGTTGGTGGTGCCCGGCCAAAGCAGCCAGTCAACCTCAAACTGCAGATCCCCCGGCCACTCTCCGGCCAGGTGCAGAACGAGCTCGGGCAGCCTGGCAAAAACAAGAATGTGGAGCCGCAGAGTCAGACAAACACCGGGGAGCTCCTGTCTGGAGGAGAGAGCTTTGGAGGCGAGACAACTGTAGCAGGTCCCAACGGGGAGAGCACTGTTGCCTTGGATACAGGGGCTTCTCTTACCCCACCTGGCATGCTGCTGCCCCCTGATAGTCCTGATAACGACCTCCAAGCAGAACACTTTGGGGTTCTGTCCAAAAAGCCCTTCTCTGCCCTAGGGGAGGTTGCCCCAGTTTGGGTCCCTGATTCGCAGGCACCCATCTGTATGAAGTGTGAGGCCAAGTTTACCTTCACGAAGAGGAGGCATCATTGCCGGGCCTGCGGGAAG GTATTCTGTGCAACGTGTTGCAGCCTGAAGTGCAGGCTAGTGTACATGGATCGAAAGGAAGCCCGGGTCTGTATCACTTGTCACTCTGTGCTAATGAATG CTCAAGCATGGGAGGACATGGAAAGCGCTTGCAGCCAGAGTCCGAACCCCAACAACCCTGCGGAGTACTGCTCCACCATCCCTCCCCTGCAGCAGGCACAGGCCTCTGGGGCTCTCGGCTCGCCCCCGCCCACTGTCCTGGTACCAGTGGGAGTCCTGAAGCACCCTGGCACTGAAG GCACGCTCCCCCGGGACCAGAGGCGGGTCTGGTTTGCTGATGGGATCCTGCCAAATGGAGAAGCGGCTGACTCTGCAAAGCTGGCAGTCGATGGGCCAGCCCCTTCAGGACCCCTGGCTGTGTCACATGACCCTTCCAAACAGCCGGCAGCCAATCCTGCAGCTGCTTCTTTTGAG GCTGCTTCTGTCCCTTCTGCCCAGGGGAGTGCTCCTCCGGTTGGCAGCCCCATAGGGAGCTCCATGAACCTGATTCCCAAAGACGGGCTCCCTCCCATACTCATCTCCACCGGCATCAAAGGAGGTATGGGGAGCCAGCTCACAG aCTTTGCAGTAGAAGAACAGCCCTCTGAAATCTCTGTGATGCAGCAGTTGGAGGAAGGTGGCCCTGACCCGCTTGTCTTTGCTCTCAACGCCAACCTGCTGGCCATGGTCAAGCTGGTCAACT ATGTGAACCGGAAGTGCTGGTGCTTGACGACGAAGGGGATGCACGCGGTGGGGCAGGCGGAGGTGGGGATCCTGCTGCAGTGCCTTCCCGACGAGAAGAGCATCCCCAAGGATGTCTTTAGCCACTTCGTCCAGCTCTACCAGGAAGCACTGGCAG GTAGCATGGTGGGTCACCTGGGCCACTCGTTCTTCACACAGCGTTTCCTTGGCAGCAAGGAGCATGGCGGGTTCCTCTACGTCACCCCGTCCTTCCAGTCTCTGCAGGACCTGGTGCTGCCGAACCCCCCCTACCTCTTTGGGATCCTCATCCAGAAGTGGGAGACCCCCTGGGCTAAGGTCTTCCCCATTCGCCTCATGCTGCGGCTGGGAGCAGAGTACAGAT tcTATCCCTGCCCGCTGTTCAGTGTCCGATTCAGGAAGCCTCTGTTCGGGGAGACTGGCCACACCATTATGAACCTGCTAGCA GATTTCCGAAACTACCAATACACGTTGCCAGTGGTGAATGGATTGGTAGTCGATATGGAAGTGAGAAAGACCTGCATCAAGATTCCCAGCAACAGGTACAATGAG CTGATGAAGGCGATGAACAAGTCAAATGAGCATGTGCTGGCGATGGGGGCCTGTTTTAACGAGCGGGCAGATTCCCACCTGGTCTGTGTTCAGAATGATGATGGGAACTATCAGACTCAGGCAATCAGCATCCACAATCACCCACGGAAAG TTACAGGAGCTAGCTTTTTTGTGTTCAGTGGTGCTCTGAAATCATCTTCTGGGTACCTGGCCAAGTCCAGCATTGTAGAAG ATGGAGTGATGGTGCAGATCACAGCAGAGACGATGGAGGCTCTTCGGCTGGCGCTGCGGGAGATGAAGGACTTCACGATCCCCTGTGGGAAAGCAGACCAGGAGGAGCCCCAGGAACACGTGCATGTGCAGTGGGTGGAGGATGACCGGAACTTCAACAAGGG GGTCATCAGCCCCATTGATGGGAAATCCATGGAGTCCATCACTAGTGTGAAGATATTCCATGGCTCCGAGTACAAAGCCAATGGAAAGATCATCCGGTGGACAGAG GTGTTTTTCCTCCAGAGCGATGACCAGCCGAACAGCCCGAGTGACCCTGCTGACCACAGCCGTCTGACTGAGAGTGTGGCTCGAGCGTTTTGTATGGCACTCTGCCCTCATCTTAAACTGCTCAAGGAGGACGGGCTGGCCAAGCTGGGACTGCGTGTGATGCTGGACTCTGACCAG GTGGGGTACCAGGCTGGCAGCAATGGGCAGCCTTTGCTCCCTCAGTACATGAATGACCTGGACAGTGCCCTGGTGCCAGTGATCCATGGGGGGGCCTGCCAGCTGAGTGAGGGGCCTGTGGTGATGGAGCTCATCTTTTACATCCTTGAGAACATCTCCTAG